GCGGCCCGGGCGGCGATGCGGATCCGTCCGACTCGTCCGATCCGTCCGTGCAGCCGTCGGGCGATGCGGGTGATGGGGGCGCGATGCCGGACACCGGCCTGTCCGCCGGGCCGCTCGGGATCGCGACGGCCGCGCTCGTGCTTGCGGGTGCCGTGCTGCTCACCATGCGGCGCCGGAGCCACCCCCGCGGCCGATAGGACGGCACCGCATCATCGCACCGGATGAGGTGAGGATCGCCCCCTCGAGGATCAATCCTCGAGGGGGCGTTCTTGTGAGCGGTTTGTGAGCGGCCGCTGCAAGAGTGGGCCGCTGCTGCGCCGGGCCCTGCCCGGAGTCGATGACGGCCCTGCCCGGAGTCGATCGCGAAGGCCCCCGGCGCGGCCGCCGACCCCATCCAAGGAGAGCCACACATGACCGCAACCCGTCCACGACGCGCCGCCCTCGCGGGTGCCGGAGCCTGCGCCGTGCTCCTCGCCGGATCCGTGCCGACGGCCGCCGCCCCCGGTGATCCACTCCCGGACGGGCAGCGGATCACGGCCCTGACCCAGATCGTCGTCGATGCCGAGGGGGACGACCTCGAGCCCGCGGACGCGGTGACCCGGCTCTTCGACCTCGACTCCGTGACGGCGGCGTCCGTGGCCGCGGGCGGGCCGATCACGGGCTGGTCGAGCGGCGGCTGGGTGATCGGCGGGGGGCTCGACGTCGACGAGGACGGCCAGGGGTACGCGGTACTCCAATCCGCTCCGGTCGACGCGCCGGACGACCTTCCGACCACCCAGATGCTCGAGGTCGACCCCGACGCTCCGGACCCCGAGGAACCGCCGACCGGCGATCCCGAGACCGACCTGTACCGAGCGCCCGCCGTCGTCCCGGTGGACGCCACCGACGGCACCTTCGGCGCGCCCGTCGCCATCGTGTACGACTCCGCGCTCGGCGACCGGGAGGACCTGCGGCTCGAGGGCTGCCTCGGTGCCGACTACACCGGCGGCCTCCTCCGCGCGATCTGCATCGGGTACGGAACCCTGGACGATCGCGCCGACGTCGTGGAGATCGGCGTGATCGACCCCGTCACCGGCGAGTTCACGCCCGAGACCCGCGTCGCGAACCATCTCGGCTACGACTACACCTGGGTGCAGGACCTCTCGACGAGCCCCACCGGTGAGACCTGGCTGCTGTTCGTCGCCCTCGAGGAGGACGGCCAGGTCGAGTCCATCTCCCACAGGCTCGCACCGGTCGATCTCGGGACCGACGAGGTCGCCACCTCGGGCCACCGAGAGATCCTCCAGGGCGACGAGGACTCCATGTTCGCGATCGAGGCGATCGACTTCGATGCGGCCGGCCAGTTGTGGGCGCTCGGATCCACGGTGGCCGGCGAGGTGGAGGTCCACACCGCGCTCGGCACCATCGACCCCGCGACCGGTGCCATGGAACTCGTCGACGACGTCTCCGGCCCCGCCGACCGGCCCGGCGACAGCTTCCTCGGCGTGAGCGTCTGGGGAGCCGAGCCCACCGACCCGGACCCGACCGAGACGGCCGACCCGGACCCGACGGAGACGTCCGACCCGGACCCGACCGAGACCACGGACCCGACCGACCCCGACCCGACGGAGACGACCGAGCCCGACCCGACCACGGACCCGGCGGAGACGACCGAGCCCGACCCGACCACGGACCCGGCGGAGTCGAGTGACCCGGACCCGACCGCGGCCACGCCGGACGAGGAACTGGCCCGGACGGGCAGCGAGCCGGCCCTGCCGGTCGCGCTGGCCCTCGCGGCGATCCTCGGCGGCGGGGCGATCCTCGCGGCGGTGCGGCGCCGGGCGCGCGCGAACTGACGCACCCCGAGGTGGGTGACGGTCCGGCGCCGCTCGTGGACACCGCGCCGGCGGCGGTGGGACGATCGTGGGTATGAGGCGCAGCGGGAGCGTGCCGGACCGACTCGTGCGCGATGTCGCGCGGGTCTGTGCCCGCGCGCAGGATCCGCTGGACCTGCTCGAGTGGGTGGCGGCCCGGATCCGCTCCGACGTGCCGTACGCCGCCGCGGGCTGGATCCTCGTCGACCCGGACACGATGCTCATGAACGGCGTCTACGGTGAGGGCGTCGACCGGCACACCCATCTCGAGCTCATCGAGGCGGAGATGAGCGAGACCGAGGACGTCAATCGGTTCGTCGAGATGGTCGATCGGGGAGTCCCGGCCGCCTCGCTCAGCCGTACGACCGGCGGCGACCTGAATGCGAGCAGCCGGTGGCGCCGTGTCTACCGGCCGCGCGGCTACGGCGACGAGCTGCGGGCCGTCTTCGCGTGCGGCTCGGACGCCTGGGGCCATGCGTGCCTCGTGCGGCGCCGCGACGAGCCCGACTTCACGGCGGCCGAGGTCGGGCTCCTCGCCCGGGTGGCCCCGCATGTCGCCGACGGAATCCGCACGGGCCTGGCCGTCGGGGCGGTCGAGGCCCCCGCCGACGGCACCCCGGAACTCATCGTGCTCCGGGACGACGGCTCGGTCGAGTCGATGACGCCGATGGTGTCCACGTGGTTCGGCGACCCGGAGGACGAATCCCTGCGGAGCACGATGGTGCTTCACCAGGTGGCGCGACGGGCCCGGGCGCTCGTCGGCGACGGCGCTGCCGGCCCCGACCCGGCAGCCGTCGATCCCGCCGGTCTCGACCCGGCCCGGGCGTGGGCCCGCACGGCGGCCGGGGAGTCCGTCATCGTGCGCGGCGCGCGGCTGGGCGGGGAGGGGCCGGGGCGTACCGTGCTCGTGCTCGACCCCGCCACGCGCGGCGACCTGGCACCGCTCGTGATGAGGCTGCATCAGCTCACCCGTCGGGAACGCGAGGTGACCCAGCTGTTGCTCACGGGCAAGACCACCCGGGCCATCGCGGCCGACCTGTGGATCACTCCCGAGACGCTGCGGGGCCACGTGAAGAACGTGCTGGCGAAGCTGGCGGCGTCGAGCCGCGTCGAGCTCGTCGCGATGCTCTCTCCCGAGCCGCGATCTCGGATGCGGCCCGCCGAGCCAGCCGGCCGGCGTAGCCCGTGATCCCCGGCCTGGCGACGTAACCGACGAACCGCAGTCCCGGCGCGGATTCACGCCCGGTGCGTTCGACCGGTTCGCCCCGCTCGTCGAGCACGCCGAACCGGCCGACGAGCGGTTCGAGGCCGGTCCGGTACCCCGTCGCGGCGATGACGACGTCCGGGCGCAGTCGCCGCCCGTCCGCGAGTCGGGCGTGCTCGCCCTCGAGGGAGTCCACGGCCGGGACCACCCGGATCGCGCCGGACCGGATCGAGTCGACCACCGGTGGATCGACCACGGCCACCCCGATCCCGCCGCGGTTCCGCAGCCGGGTCATCGGGCCCGCCGACGCCTCGGGCAGGCCGTAGGGCGCGAGGTTGCCGACGACCCGGCGCTGCATCGGCCGGAGCAGGCGGTCCACCCAGGCCGGCGGCAGGTGCATCATGACCGGGACCGGGAGGTCGCCCGGCGCGCCGAGCATCATCCGGAACAGGATGGTCGGGGGAGTGCGGACCGAGAGCCAGACGGTCCCGGCGACGCCCACCAGCTCGTGGGCGATCTCCATCCCGGTCGATCCCGCGCCCACCACGAGTACCCGCTGTCCGGCGAGCGGGGCCGCGTTCCGGTAGTCGAAGGCGTGCATCAGCCGGCCGCCGAACCGTTCCCGGCGGGCCCAGTCGGGCAGCACGGGAACGTTGAATCGCCCGCAGGCGACGACCACGTGCCGGGTCGTCAGGATTCCCGCCGGGGTCGTCACCCGCCACGTGCCACCCCGGCGGTCGAGCCGCTCGACGCGGGCGTGGGTCCGAACCCGCACGTGCCGGGACCGCGCGTACGCCGCGAGGTAGCCCACGTACTGGTCCCGGGTCGGGAACTGACCCCAGGCGCGCTCGAAGGGCGCCCCGGGAAGGGCCGAGTGGAGCCGGCTCGTATTGAAGCGCAGGCCGTCGTAGCGGGCCGCCCACGCGGCGCCGATGCCCGCCCCCTGCTCGAGCACGACGGCGCCGACTCCCCGCCGGGTGAGCTCCGCGGCCGTGGCCAGCCCGGCCGGGCCGCTGCCGATCACCACCACGGGCTGGTCGTCTCCTTGGGTGAACGGGTCGGTGTTCATGTCGGCTCCTCGGTCCGGTCCACACAGCGTCCACCCGGCCCCGTCGGCCGGGAACCCCCCGGTCGGGGGGTCTTCCTGGCCGCCACCACGCGGGCAAGACGATCGTCCAAACCGCTCTCATCCGAACGGCCCCGTCAGTAGATTGGACTCGTTGTAACGGGGCGACGCAGGAGAGTGCACATGTCCTTCCACACCGACGGCGCGCGGATCCGCGATTCCCACGGCCGCCACCGCGTGTTTCACGGGATCAACCTCGTGGCCAAGGGCGGTCACGCGACCACCGGGAGCTATATCGAGCGCGGTTTCCGCGGCCCCTGGAGCCCGGCCGACATCGACGACCTCGCGGCCCGCGGGTTCACCCTCGTGCGCCTCGGCCTCATCTGGGCCGCCGTCGAACCGGCCCCGGGCGACTACGACGAGGACTACCTCGACTGGATCGCCACCCAGCTCGACCTCCTCCACTCCGCCGGCATGGTCGTGCTCCTCGACTCCCACCAGGACCTGTACTCACAGGCGTTCGGGGACGGCGCCCCCGCCTGGGCCACCCTGACCGAGCAGCCGTTCGACGCCACGGAGCTGTGGAGCGACGCCTACCTGACCAGCCCCGCCCTGCACGAGGCCCTCGACCGGTTCTGGGCGAACGCCCTCGGCCCCGGCGGAATCGGGCTGCAGGACCGGTTCGCGGCGATGTGGGCGCACGTCGCCGAACGCTTCGCCGGTCATCCGGGCCTGCTCGGCTACGACCTGCTGAACGAGCCTGCCCCCGGCAGCGGGGCGCCGGAGACCTTCGGCGCGCTCATCGGCGCGTTCGCCGCCGCGACCGGGCAGGACCTCGAGCAGGTGCTCGCTGACTTCGCCGACCCCGCGGCGAAGTTCGCCCAGCTCGCCCACCTCGATAGCGAGAGCGTGCACCGACAGGTGGGCGACGCCGTCCATCCGCTCGTATCGGCCTTCGAGAACGAGGCCGTGGCGCCGTTCATGGCGAAGGTGACGGCCGCCGTCCGTACGCGTGACGGCCGCGGCCTCATCGCCCGCGAGCACTCCTATTTCGCGAACACGGGCGTGCCCTCGGGACAGCCGCCGCTCGCCGACGACGCGTGGCTGTACTCCCCGCACGGGTACGACCTGACCGTGGACACGCCGGCGATCGCGCTCTCGAGCAATACCCGGGCGGGCACGATCTTCGCCCGTCACGCGGAGACCGCCGAGCGGCTCGGCGTGCCCGTGCTCGTGGGGGAGTGGGGCGCGCTCGACCTCGGCCCCGGGGTGGGCGAGCACGCCCGCTTCCTGCAGGACCTGTTCGATGCCCACGGTTGGTCGTGGACCTATTGGTGCTGGCAGGAGGGCTTCGCCGGGTCCGAGGCGGCCGCCGCCCTGACCCGCCCCCGCCCGGCCGCTTTCGCGGGCGACGGCCTGGACTGGCGGGTCGCGGGCGGCACGCTGCGCGCGCGCTGGCGCGGCACCGGCGCGGGCGGACCCTCGCTGTTCTACCTGCCCGGGGGAGAATGTACGGTCACACGGGACGGCGCGCCCGCCGCGTGCGAGCGGGACGGCGCCTGGGTGCAGGTCCCGCCGGGGGAGGGCGCCTACGAACTGACCGGGCGCTGAGGCCCGGGACGGGGCCGGAACAGTGCCGGCGTGCATGACGGGTTCGACGATGAACACGACCGATCGGAGCGGGCGATGGCCCTGACCTTTCGCCAGAAGGCACTGCTGGCCACGCCACTGCCGGCCACGTGGATGTCGACGGTGCTCATCCACAACGTGTATATCAAGTTCTACACGGACGTGATCGGGCTCGATCCGGCGTACGTGGGCTGGGTGTACCTGGCGTTCAACATCTGGAACGTGGTCAACGACCCGATCTTCGGGTTCATGCTCGACAAGATGCGCTACCGGCCCGGGCGCGGCAAGTTCCTGCTCGTCATGCGGCGGACGATCCCGTTCATGCTGCTCGGGCTCGTGGCGATGGCGTGGACGAGCCCGGACTGGTCGCAGGCGGCGATCCTGTGGGTGTTCCTGCTCGAGTTGTTCCTGTTCGATGTGGCCTCCACCTTCTATCTCATCGCGGCGACGAGCTATGTCTACCTCGCGGCGCCGACACGCGAGGATCGCATCGACGTCGAGGTGGGCAAGTCGTGGATCGGGAACGTCTCCTCGGCGGTCGCCACGGTCGTGGCCACCCAGCTGCTCGTGGGCGAGGCGATCACGAGCCGCGCCACGATCGCGACGCTGCTCATGGGGGTCGTGGCGGTCAACGGGCTCCTCTACCTCGTCCCGGCGCTGGCGCTCAAAGATCCGCCCGAGCTGTACGAGCGCGGCGACGCCGGCGACCAGGCGCTCACCTGGGCCCAGTTCCGGGCCGATGCCCGCTCGATCATGCGGATGCGGGCGTTCTGGGCCTGGTTCGCCTACGGCACCACGGCGCTCGCGCCCATGGGCATGTACTTCACCGCGTTCCTGTACTTCATGGATCACGTGATCCGCAGCACCGGCACGCAGGCCACGATCACCGACACCGGGTCGATGATCCTCGTGCTGGCGGCGCTGCCGCTGTTCGCCCGGATGATCAAGCGGGTGGGGTCGCGCGCGTCGATCTTCGCCGGAATGGTGCCCTATATCGGTGGCCTCGCGGGGCTGTTCTGGGCGAGCGAGTGGTGGCACGTGCTGCTGTGCTATTTCGTGCTCATGAGCGGGCGGTACATCATGAGCACCGCCGCGATCGCGCTCGAGGCCGCGCTCATCGACGACAACGAACGCCTCACCGGCACCCGCAAGACCGGCTCGTTCACGTCGCTCAAGGCGATCATGTCGGCCCCGCTCATCGGCACCCAGACGACCATCTTCATGTTCATCATCGCCGCCGCCGGCTACGACCAGCACGCCGAACTTCAGAGCGCCTCCGCCCAGGCCGGCATCCGGTTCGCGACCGCG
The window above is part of the Pseudactinotalea sp. HY158 genome. Proteins encoded here:
- a CDS encoding glycoside hydrolase family 5 protein — encoded protein: MSFHTDGARIRDSHGRHRVFHGINLVAKGGHATTGSYIERGFRGPWSPADIDDLAARGFTLVRLGLIWAAVEPAPGDYDEDYLDWIATQLDLLHSAGMVVLLDSHQDLYSQAFGDGAPAWATLTEQPFDATELWSDAYLTSPALHEALDRFWANALGPGGIGLQDRFAAMWAHVAERFAGHPGLLGYDLLNEPAPGSGAPETFGALIGAFAAATGQDLEQVLADFADPAAKFAQLAHLDSESVHRQVGDAVHPLVSAFENEAVAPFMAKVTAAVRTRDGRGLIAREHSYFANTGVPSGQPPLADDAWLYSPHGYDLTVDTPAIALSSNTRAGTIFARHAETAERLGVPVLVGEWGALDLGPGVGEHARFLQDLFDAHGWSWTYWCWQEGFAGSEAAAALTRPRPAAFAGDGLDWRVAGGTLRARWRGTGAGGPSLFYLPGGECTVTRDGAPAACERDGAWVQVPPGEGAYELTGR
- a CDS encoding NAD(P)/FAD-dependent oxidoreductase, whose amino-acid sequence is MNTDPFTQGDDQPVVVIGSGPAGLATAAELTRRGVGAVVLEQGAGIGAAWAARYDGLRFNTSRLHSALPGAPFERAWGQFPTRDQYVGYLAAYARSRHVRVRTHARVERLDRRGGTWRVTTPAGILTTRHVVVACGRFNVPVLPDWARRERFGGRLMHAFDYRNAAPLAGQRVLVVGAGSTGMEIAHELVGVAGTVWLSVRTPPTILFRMMLGAPGDLPVPVMMHLPPAWVDRLLRPMQRRVVGNLAPYGLPEASAGPMTRLRNRGGIGVAVVDPPVVDSIRSGAIRVVPAVDSLEGEHARLADGRRLRPDVVIAATGYRTGLEPLVGRFGVLDERGEPVERTGRESAPGLRFVGYVARPGITGYAGRLARRAASEIAARERASRRARRGSTPPASPARSSRGPAASRE
- a CDS encoding MFS transporter, which produces MHDGFDDEHDRSERAMALTFRQKALLATPLPATWMSTVLIHNVYIKFYTDVIGLDPAYVGWVYLAFNIWNVVNDPIFGFMLDKMRYRPGRGKFLLVMRRTIPFMLLGLVAMAWTSPDWSQAAILWVFLLELFLFDVASTFYLIAATSYVYLAAPTREDRIDVEVGKSWIGNVSSAVATVVATQLLVGEAITSRATIATLLMGVVAVNGLLYLVPALALKDPPELYERGDAGDQALTWAQFRADARSIMRMRAFWAWFAYGTTALAPMGMYFTAFLYFMDHVIRSTGTQATITDTGSMILVLAALPLFARMIKRVGSRASIFAGMVPYIGGLAGLFWASEWWHVLLCYFVLMSGRYIMSTAAIALEAALIDDNERLTGTRKTGSFTSLKAIMSAPLIGTQTTIFMFIIAAAGYDQHAELQSASAQAGIRFATAGVPILFAVLGIVALYFLPYTRSVEAELSEYSRARRGSAFDVPGPMDGAARPGEPGREGVALEEDPLGN